One Cucumis sativus cultivar 9930 chromosome 1, Cucumber_9930_V3, whole genome shotgun sequence DNA segment encodes these proteins:
- the LOC101222970 gene encoding uncharacterized protein LOC101222970 isoform X1: MAEGPESIPSSSQSSSALKWQDDNLEQSQVPKLPSFPTFPNGNVQMIPIMYPALVPGSASSENQNRGAGIYAVPSFPSMGGPIIGMTTNNLIPLTYSIPTRSDTSNRTSPEGGSAVEENGRVEGQQQPQQQQPGPQRQVVVRRFQIAIQIDLLLILKLAAVIFLVHQDGSRQRLIVLVICASLVYLYQTGALTPLIRWLSQGMQRAAAPPHPPRPGVRADNALVAPPAARQEGQNAAFAEGQPGAEVENQPVNEANRGVENENVAEAGPGAGNGGLNWWGVVKEIQMIVFGFITSLLPGFHNHMD, from the exons ATGGCGGAAGGACCGGAATCGATCCCTTCAAGCTCTCAATCCTCTTCTGCTCTGAAATGGCAGGACGACAATCTTGAACAATCCCag gTTCCTAAACTTCCCAGTTTCCCCACTTTTCCAAATGGTAATGTGCAAATGATTCCAATCATGTATCCTGCACTTGTTCCTGGATCAGCTTCTTCGGAAAATCAAAATCGTGGAGCTGGTATTTATGCGGTTCCTTCTTTTCCATCAATGGGGGGACCCATTATTGGAATGACGACTAATAATCTTATTCCTCTGACTTACAGCATACCCAC TAGATCTGATACCAGTAATAGAACAAGTCCTGAAGGTGGCTCAGCAGTTGAAGAGAATGGGCGAGTAGAAGGACAACAACAGCCACAACAGCAGCAACCGGGACCCCAAAGACAAGTTGTTGTTAGAAGATTTCAAATTGCGATACAGATTGATTTGTTGCTGATATTGAAGCTTGCTGCTGTTATTTTCCTTGTTCATCAAGATGGCTCAAGACAAAGGCTTATTGTTTTGGTGATTTGTGCTTCACTAGTCTATCT ATATCAAACTGGAGCACTAACACCATTGATACGATGGCTGTCACAAGGCATGCAAAGGGCAGCTGCACCTCCCCATCCCCCGAGACCGGGTGTTAGGGCAGATAATGCTCTGGTCGCTCCTCCAGCTGCAAGGCAAGAAGGTCAGAACGCTGCTTTTGCAG AGGGACAACCGGGGGCGGAGGTTGAGAACCAACCTGTGAATGAAGCAAACCGAGgtgttgaaaatgagaatgTTGCAGAGGCTGGTCCTGGTGCTGGAAATGGTGGTCTCAACTGGTGGGGAGTGGTGAAGGAAATCCAGATGATAGTCTTTGGCTTCATTACTTCCTTGCTCCCAGGTTTCCATAACCACATGGACTAA
- the LOC101222970 gene encoding uncharacterized protein LOC101222970 isoform X2 — translation MAEGPESIPSSSQSSSALKWQDDNLEQSQVPKLPSFPTFPNGNVQMIPIMYPALVPGSASSENQNRGAGIYAVPSFPSMGGPIIGMTTNNLIPLTYSIPTSDTSNRTSPEGGSAVEENGRVEGQQQPQQQQPGPQRQVVVRRFQIAIQIDLLLILKLAAVIFLVHQDGSRQRLIVLVICASLVYLYQTGALTPLIRWLSQGMQRAAAPPHPPRPGVRADNALVAPPAARQEGQNAAFAEGQPGAEVENQPVNEANRGVENENVAEAGPGAGNGGLNWWGVVKEIQMIVFGFITSLLPGFHNHMD, via the exons ATGGCGGAAGGACCGGAATCGATCCCTTCAAGCTCTCAATCCTCTTCTGCTCTGAAATGGCAGGACGACAATCTTGAACAATCCCag gTTCCTAAACTTCCCAGTTTCCCCACTTTTCCAAATGGTAATGTGCAAATGATTCCAATCATGTATCCTGCACTTGTTCCTGGATCAGCTTCTTCGGAAAATCAAAATCGTGGAGCTGGTATTTATGCGGTTCCTTCTTTTCCATCAATGGGGGGACCCATTATTGGAATGACGACTAATAATCTTATTCCTCTGACTTACAGCATACCCAC ATCTGATACCAGTAATAGAACAAGTCCTGAAGGTGGCTCAGCAGTTGAAGAGAATGGGCGAGTAGAAGGACAACAACAGCCACAACAGCAGCAACCGGGACCCCAAAGACAAGTTGTTGTTAGAAGATTTCAAATTGCGATACAGATTGATTTGTTGCTGATATTGAAGCTTGCTGCTGTTATTTTCCTTGTTCATCAAGATGGCTCAAGACAAAGGCTTATTGTTTTGGTGATTTGTGCTTCACTAGTCTATCT ATATCAAACTGGAGCACTAACACCATTGATACGATGGCTGTCACAAGGCATGCAAAGGGCAGCTGCACCTCCCCATCCCCCGAGACCGGGTGTTAGGGCAGATAATGCTCTGGTCGCTCCTCCAGCTGCAAGGCAAGAAGGTCAGAACGCTGCTTTTGCAG AGGGACAACCGGGGGCGGAGGTTGAGAACCAACCTGTGAATGAAGCAAACCGAGgtgttgaaaatgagaatgTTGCAGAGGCTGGTCCTGGTGCTGGAAATGGTGGTCTCAACTGGTGGGGAGTGGTGAAGGAAATCCAGATGATAGTCTTTGGCTTCATTACTTCCTTGCTCCCAGGTTTCCATAACCACATGGACTAA
- the LOC101222970 gene encoding uncharacterized protein LOC101222970 isoform X4 gives MAEGPESIPSSSQSSSALKWQDDNLEQSQVPKLPSFPTFPNGNVQMIPIMYPALVPGSASSENQNRGAGIYAVPSFPSMGGPIIGMTTNNLIPLTYSIPTRSDTSNRTSPEGGSAVEENGRVEGQQQPQQQQPGPQRQVVVRRFQIAIQIDLLLILKLAAVIFLVHQDGSRQRLIVLVICASLVYLYQTGALTPLIRWLSQGMQRAAAPPHPPRPGVRADNALVAPPAARQEEGQPGAEVENQPVNEANRGVENENVAEAGPGAGNGGLNWWGVVKEIQMIVFGFITSLLPGFHNHMD, from the exons ATGGCGGAAGGACCGGAATCGATCCCTTCAAGCTCTCAATCCTCTTCTGCTCTGAAATGGCAGGACGACAATCTTGAACAATCCCag gTTCCTAAACTTCCCAGTTTCCCCACTTTTCCAAATGGTAATGTGCAAATGATTCCAATCATGTATCCTGCACTTGTTCCTGGATCAGCTTCTTCGGAAAATCAAAATCGTGGAGCTGGTATTTATGCGGTTCCTTCTTTTCCATCAATGGGGGGACCCATTATTGGAATGACGACTAATAATCTTATTCCTCTGACTTACAGCATACCCAC TAGATCTGATACCAGTAATAGAACAAGTCCTGAAGGTGGCTCAGCAGTTGAAGAGAATGGGCGAGTAGAAGGACAACAACAGCCACAACAGCAGCAACCGGGACCCCAAAGACAAGTTGTTGTTAGAAGATTTCAAATTGCGATACAGATTGATTTGTTGCTGATATTGAAGCTTGCTGCTGTTATTTTCCTTGTTCATCAAGATGGCTCAAGACAAAGGCTTATTGTTTTGGTGATTTGTGCTTCACTAGTCTATCT ATATCAAACTGGAGCACTAACACCATTGATACGATGGCTGTCACAAGGCATGCAAAGGGCAGCTGCACCTCCCCATCCCCCGAGACCGGGTGTTAGGGCAGATAATGCTCTGGTCGCTCCTCCAGCTGCAAGGCAAGAAG AGGGACAACCGGGGGCGGAGGTTGAGAACCAACCTGTGAATGAAGCAAACCGAGgtgttgaaaatgagaatgTTGCAGAGGCTGGTCCTGGTGCTGGAAATGGTGGTCTCAACTGGTGGGGAGTGGTGAAGGAAATCCAGATGATAGTCTTTGGCTTCATTACTTCCTTGCTCCCAGGTTTCCATAACCACATGGACTAA
- the LOC101222970 gene encoding uncharacterized protein LOC101222970 isoform X3, translated as MAEGPESIPSSSQSSSALKWQDDNLEQSQVPKLPSFPTFPNGNVQMIPIMYPALVPGSASSENQNRGAGIYAVPSFPSMGGPIIGMTTNNLIPLTYSIPTNRTSPEGGSAVEENGRVEGQQQPQQQQPGPQRQVVVRRFQIAIQIDLLLILKLAAVIFLVHQDGSRQRLIVLVICASLVYLYQTGALTPLIRWLSQGMQRAAAPPHPPRPGVRADNALVAPPAARQEGQNAAFAEGQPGAEVENQPVNEANRGVENENVAEAGPGAGNGGLNWWGVVKEIQMIVFGFITSLLPGFHNHMD; from the exons ATGGCGGAAGGACCGGAATCGATCCCTTCAAGCTCTCAATCCTCTTCTGCTCTGAAATGGCAGGACGACAATCTTGAACAATCCCag gTTCCTAAACTTCCCAGTTTCCCCACTTTTCCAAATGGTAATGTGCAAATGATTCCAATCATGTATCCTGCACTTGTTCCTGGATCAGCTTCTTCGGAAAATCAAAATCGTGGAGCTGGTATTTATGCGGTTCCTTCTTTTCCATCAATGGGGGGACCCATTATTGGAATGACGACTAATAATCTTATTCCTCTGACTTACAGCATACCCAC TAATAGAACAAGTCCTGAAGGTGGCTCAGCAGTTGAAGAGAATGGGCGAGTAGAAGGACAACAACAGCCACAACAGCAGCAACCGGGACCCCAAAGACAAGTTGTTGTTAGAAGATTTCAAATTGCGATACAGATTGATTTGTTGCTGATATTGAAGCTTGCTGCTGTTATTTTCCTTGTTCATCAAGATGGCTCAAGACAAAGGCTTATTGTTTTGGTGATTTGTGCTTCACTAGTCTATCT ATATCAAACTGGAGCACTAACACCATTGATACGATGGCTGTCACAAGGCATGCAAAGGGCAGCTGCACCTCCCCATCCCCCGAGACCGGGTGTTAGGGCAGATAATGCTCTGGTCGCTCCTCCAGCTGCAAGGCAAGAAGGTCAGAACGCTGCTTTTGCAG AGGGACAACCGGGGGCGGAGGTTGAGAACCAACCTGTGAATGAAGCAAACCGAGgtgttgaaaatgagaatgTTGCAGAGGCTGGTCCTGGTGCTGGAAATGGTGGTCTCAACTGGTGGGGAGTGGTGAAGGAAATCCAGATGATAGTCTTTGGCTTCATTACTTCCTTGCTCCCAGGTTTCCATAACCACATGGACTAA
- the LOC101223203 gene encoding uncharacterized protein LOC101223203, with the protein MARVFSLSQSFISSKFQLSVLIPSSFTLGHRNRSTRSGKVKFIEVDLESSSYGADSEILAIRKLDDFVQRIIVERSTPDWLPFVPGSSFWVPPRRNKPRRVVDLFDKLVEPIAKEDSPSLANARGWPCLDFFAKESISGPTRLAPVDTELETSNELEIDVKTPTSKDNSNHPED; encoded by the exons ATGGCCCgggttttttctctctcccagTCTTTCATTTCCTCCAAGTTTCAATTATCGGTTTTGATTCCGTCTTCCTTTACTCTCGGTCATCGGAACCGCTCTACACGGTCCGGCAAGGTCAAATTCATCGAAGTTGACCTCGAATCGTCCTCTTACGGGGCTGATTCAGAGATTCTTGCTATTAGGAAGCTCGACGACTTTGTACAAAGGATTATTGTTGAGCGATCCACACCTGATTGGCTTCCCTTTGTGCCCGGTTCGTCTTTTTGGGTTCCTCCACGCCGTAATAAACCACGCAGGGTTGTCGACCTATTCGATAAATTGGTTGAACCGATCGCTAAAGAGGATTCCCCTTCCCTTGCCAACGCCCGTGGTTGGCCCTGCTTAGATTTTTTCGccaaag AATCTATCTCTGGACCAACTCGATTGGCTCCAGTAGATACTGAGTTGGAAACCTCAAACGAGTTGGAGATTGACGTGAAGACACCAACAAGTAAAGATAACTCAAATCACCCTGAAGATTGA